GCGGAAAGAGAAACAAAGAAGCGATTATAACCATTGTCGGATTTTTGGGAGCGGGAAAAACCACCTTGTTGAAGCATCTCGCAAGAGTTTATCCGCAACAAGGCCTGAGCCCGTATGTGATCCTGAACGATTATGAGAACGCCCAGCTCGACGCTAGGCAATTTACGGAACAGATTAGCGCGAACACGATTAGGGCCCTCAGCGGCAGTTGTATTTGCTGTAGCGGTCTGCAATCGCTTAGGGATACAGTTAATCAAATTCCCCAAAGGGATAACGGCATCACCCTAATTGAGGCAAACGGCACGACCGACGCCTGCTCCCTGGCCGGTTTTTTGGGAATCGGCCTCGACGACAGGTTTCTGCCGCCCGTACAGGTATCTGTAGTAAACATAAACAGCTGGCAAAGGCGCGAAAAGCACAATGAGCTTGAGGCCAGTCAGGTTCAGTTATCGTCATTAATCATCTTGTCACACCTGGACAAAGCCCCGGTGGAAAGGCAAAACGAGGTAATGGAGCATCTCCGTAAACTGAACCCCGATGCCAAGATAATCCCGATGGCCGAACTTGACGCCGGTTTACTAACCCGGCTTCACCCGTCCGAAAACGAAGCGAAGAGGATAGATCATGAAAAATCACACTGGTCTTCCTGTTCGATTGACCTGCCGGAAATGCCAAACGAAGAGAGTATCCGCCTGCTATGCCGCAAAATACCCGAGAGTATTCTTCGCGTTAAAGGCTGTGTGAGACTAACCGGAAGCGCAACCTACACTTATTTTGAAAGAACACCCGAAGGAGACCTGTCGATCCGGAAATTCGAGGGCAATCCCAATATGGGCGCAAAACTGTTGACAGTCGGATTGGGCAGCGATAAATCCTTTTTGATGGATTTGGTTAAAGAGTATGTGTAGGGCGCTTACTAAATTTATGCGCTGAAGGCACGAATCTCCAATCATCAGGCCTCTGGATGGGAAAAGCGGGAATCCGTAATACCAATAAAATCGGTTTTATATAAATATGATTTCACAAAAACATCGACTATTCTTAGTTTTAAATATTAAAAGTATAATTTGCAATTAAATTTTGTTTTATATGATGTGTTGTGGTTTTTTAAAATTAAATAAATATGAAACTTGAATTTTTTATTAAAACATCCTTTTGCGTCTTATTTTTTGCAGTTAGCTGTACTGAATTTCAAAAGGCCTCTCAAGAGAAAGGGCGAATAAGCCCTGAAACTCTGAAGGATCTCAAAAATAGATACTCAAAGGAGGCTATAAATTATTTTTACGAAACGGCCTTTTATCAAGATTATGTAGGGAGACAAGAGAGGCTGATTAAATGGAAGGACCATATCTTTGTGAATTCTTTGGGTGATTTATGGCCAGGTGACTCGATAATCATTCAGAATACTATCACTAGTATAAATGCATTAGATTTACCGATAAAGCTTCAGCTTACTGAAGATTCCTCGTTGGTTAATACTCCGATTTATTTTGGGGAACAGAAAGAACTTGAAAGAATACTGAACCTGACTAGTTCTCGCTATTTTCAAGGAGCTGGATTACTTTCTAAAGAGTCCGATGTAATAAACCAGACGAAGATTGGTATTTCTAATAATGCTACATCATATAAAACATGTAGCATTTCAGATAGTGCTACTATTCGCAACTCAATCATTCTTGAAGAACTAAGTAATTCTTTGGGGATTGTTGGTGATAGTTGGAGATATAAAGAGAGTATTTTTTTTGAAGGACCTTACCCTAATCCGGTCTACTCTGAATTGGACAAAGAGATAATTAGATTCCTATACGAACCGGGGATGCCGACTGGTTATACCAGGAAACAATTCGAGGCTGACTTTGGCGATGTTCTTCACCATATTAACGCGAAGGAGAAGGTCATCGATTATGCTGAATCAAATAAAATTCCCGTTAGGTATTTTGAATCAATCGCTCAAAATTGTTTTCAAGATAGCACCCTTCTGAAGTATCCAACAACGATCTTCTTGAAGTTGTCAGGAGATTTCGACACGAATGATATTAGTTTTTGTAATGAGATCACCGAATTGTTCAATGAGGGCAATCCATGGGTTCATATGGAATATGCCAATGACAATATTTTGAATGAAGCCCCATCCATAAATATAGTTTTGGAAGAAGACCCAAGCCTCAAGACGCCGGCATTATCCGAACGCTTTATTAATGCTGGTTCCCAAATGTTTCCGATGCGCCTTATAGGAACTATTAAATTCCGTTTTAACAGATCTTTGATCGAAGCTTATTCTCAAGAAAGAAAAAGTTTGTTGGTCCGGACCATTAATCAGGTTCTTGGCTTTGACCATCTTAAAGAAGATGTTATTGAGTTTGACCCTAATGGTAAAATGTCGTTTAAACCCGGTTATAAGGAACTCTTA
This region of Fulvitalea axinellae genomic DNA includes:
- a CDS encoding GTP-binding protein translates to MGGKRNKEAIITIVGFLGAGKTTLLKHLARVYPQQGLSPYVILNDYENAQLDARQFTEQISANTIRALSGSCICCSGLQSLRDTVNQIPQRDNGITLIEANGTTDACSLAGFLGIGLDDRFLPPVQVSVVNINSWQRREKHNELEASQVQLSSLIILSHLDKAPVERQNEVMEHLRKLNPDAKIIPMAELDAGLLTRLHPSENEAKRIDHEKSHWSSCSIDLPEMPNEESIRLLCRKIPESILRVKGCVRLTGSATYTYFERTPEGDLSIRKFEGNPNMGAKLLTVGLGSDKSFLMDLVKEYV
- a CDS encoding DUF2927 domain-containing protein, encoding MKLEFFIKTSFCVLFFAVSCTEFQKASQEKGRISPETLKDLKNRYSKEAINYFYETAFYQDYVGRQERLIKWKDHIFVNSLGDLWPGDSIIIQNTITSINALDLPIKLQLTEDSSLVNTPIYFGEQKELERILNLTSSRYFQGAGLLSKESDVINQTKIGISNNATSYKTCSISDSATIRNSIILEELSNSLGIVGDSWRYKESIFFEGPYPNPVYSELDKEIIRFLYEPGMPTGYTRKQFEADFGDVLHHINAKEKVIDYAESNKIPVRYFESIAQNCFQDSTLLKYPTTIFLKLSGDFDTNDISFCNEITELFNEGNPWVHMEYANDNILNEAPSINIVLEEDPSLKTPALSERFINAGSQMFPMRLIGTIKFRFNRSLIEAYSQERKSLLVRTINQVLGFDHLKEDVIEFDPNGKMSFKPGYKELLSLYYNPVIPDGFTLEEMNEVIQALKEKSGTGQL